In the Helianthus annuus cultivar XRQ/B chromosome 11, HanXRQr2.0-SUNRISE, whole genome shotgun sequence genome, one interval contains:
- the LOC110924054 gene encoding protein FAR1-RELATED SEQUENCE 5-like, translated as MEVTPERSARYGSGIVRKSPRTGKLSYIPDVNISKRPQVGMRFRTVDEAYAFYENYAKLGGFTIRKNTQKMIKGIVTLKYFTCSKEGKKTYQKIDTVNDMDVDNVKGKQCRTRPSIRTGCLARLIVKRLDDMTYKINSFYEEHNHTLVEEGDYQFLSAARNLSVVQEDFIQNLSKLNIGPVQAFNIMRTHYGGFEEVGATAVDCKNLKRDINAYIGEHDAEMVVSRLMDKKRYLPDFSCEYLNDDKGELRGLFWADEEMKLNYMQFGDVIAFDSTFRSNKYDMVFVPFTGIDNHHKNVTFGAALLASETAESYNWLLSAFKKCYGREPRVVATDQDPAMKKAIREVFTTSRHRLCMWHIMKKVAEKVGPTLKKDKSFRQRICDIVWTDAIQPEDFEEKWKEIMSDFHLTGNKWLSDMYAIRNDWIPAYYRHENMSGLMRTTSRSESDNRFFGQFRSSSHTLVEFISHFETAIESQRYKHRKNDHDTRNTTPDWVTDLNFEREANEIYTRNIFNDLQHELLLGVTESHSMNVEQVGEFIKFSIKDLDVEGSVLREVLFREDDMEIKCSCGRYEQYGVLCRHIFLVLKMSKVETFPKKYVMRRWTRDAVPRKTVTSVKENAEANQTVDGVNKVVREIMIGTEYIVDKLSKDMEKLALYRDKVKGDIAQLDEICGSSQPIQKKDRIATLLGFKQPDKDTVRAPVGIRTKGCGFKKRIKSTFEQVSTKQPRKQRTCGICGSHEHDKRKCDKKPEAS; from the exons ATGGAAGTTACCCCAG AGCGAAGTGCTAGATATGGATCTGGAATTGTCCGGAAATCACCACGTACCGGTAAACTTAGTTATATTCCGGATGTAAATATATCTAAAAGACCACAAGTTGGTATGCGATTTAGGACAGTTGATGAAGCTTATGCGTTCTACGAGAATTATGCCAAGTTGGGTGGTTTTACAATTCGCAAGAACACACAAAAAATGATTAAAGGTATTGTTACACTGAAGTACTTTACGTGTTCTAAGGAGGGGAAGAAAACATATCAGAAAATTGACACAGTCAATGATATGGATGTGGATAACGTAAAAGGTAAACAATGTCGTACAAGGCCTTCTATACGTACAGGTTGTCTTGCAAGACTAATTGTTAAGAGATTGGACGATATGACCTACAAGATAAACTCTTTTTACGAAGAGCATAATCATACACTTGTGGAAGAGGGGGATTATCAGTTTTTGAGTGCTGCTAGAAATTTGtctgttgttcaagaagattttATTCAGAACTTGTCAAAGTTGAATATTGGACCTGTTCAAGCATTCAACATTATGAGAACTCATTATGGTGGTTTTGAGGAAGTTGGCGCCACAGCAGTTGATTGTAAGAACTTGAAGAGAGATATTAATGCTTACATTGGTGAACACGATGCTGAAATGGTTGTTTCTCGTTTGATGGACAAGAAACGTTATTTACCTGATTTTTCATGTGAGTATCTCAATGATGACAAAGGTGAGCTTCGTGGTCTGTTTTGGGCTGACGaagaaatgaagcttaattataTGCAATTTGGGGATGTTATCGCATTCGATTCCACGTTTCGTTCAAAtaa ATATGACATGGTATTTGTCCCTTTCACCGGCATAGATAATCATCACAAGAACGTTACCTTTGGTGCTGCTCTGTTAGCATCAGAGACTGCTGAGTCATATAATTGGTTATTATCGGCTTTTAAAAAATGTTATGGACGGGAACCACGTGTAGTTGCTACTGATCAAGACCCCGCGATGAAAAAGGCGATACGGGAGGTGTTTACTACGAGTCGACACCGGCTGTGCATGTGGCACATCATGAAAAAGGTTGCCGAAAAG GTTGGGCCGACGTTGAAGAAAGATAAGTCTTTTAGACAACGCATTTGTGACATTGTTTGGACTGATGCAATTCAGCCGGAGGACTTTGAGGAAAAGTGGAAAGAAATCATGAGTGATTTTCATTTGACTGGAAACAAATGGTTGTCCGATATGTATGCAATTAGGAATGATTGGATCCCTGCTTATTATCGTCACGAGAACATGTCAGGTTTGATGCGAACAACATCTCGTTCAGAGAGCGATAATCGTTTTTTTGGTCAATTTAGAAGCAGTAGTCATACCCTTGTTGAATTCATCAGTCATTTTGAAACGGCAATTGAGTCACAACGATACAAGCACCGAAAAAATGATCACGACACAAGGAATACAACTCCGGATTGGGTTACGGATTTAAATTTTGAGAGAGAAGCTAATGAAATATATACCAGGAATATATTTAACGATCTTCAGCATGAGTTACTCCTCGGTGTTACAGAATCACACTCTATGAACGTTGAACAAGTCGGTGAATTTATTAAGTTTTCAATTAAGGATTTAGATGTTGAAGGTTCAGTTTTGCGTGAG GTGCTTTTTCGAGAAGATGATATGGAAATAAAATGTAGCTGTGGTAGGTATGAACAATATGGTGTGCTATGTAGGCACATTTTTTTGGTGCTAAAGATGTCTAAGGTTGAAACTTTTCCCAAAAAATATGTTATGAGAAGATGGACGAGAGATGCTGTCCCAAGGAAGACTGTTACGTCAGTTAAGGAGAACGCCGAAGCTAATCAGACAGTGGACGGTGTTAATAAAGTTGTACGTGAAATTATGATTGGGACTGAGTATATTGTTGATAAATTGTCAAAGGACATGGAGAAGCTGGCGTTGTATAGAGATAAAGTTAAAGGCGATATAGCTCAACTAGATGAGATTTGTGGGTCTTCTCAACCTATACAGAAGAAGGACAGAATTGCTACTTTGCTTGGGTTTAAGCAACCTGATAAAGATACTGTTCGAGCTCCGGTTGGTATTAGAACTAAGGGGTGTGGTTTTAAAAAACGGATTAAGTCTACTTTTGAGCAAGTTTCTACTAAACAACCAAGGAAGCAAAGGACATGTGGTATATGTGGTTCTCACGAGCACGACAAGCGTAAATGTGATAAAAAACCGGAAGCAAGTTGA